In one window of Ruminococcus hominis DNA:
- a CDS encoding MarR family winged helix-turn-helix transcriptional regulator, with protein MDDSFHYMSMINHMTIQKKLMEQLKDTGLTLGQPKVLDYLKDHDGVSQKEIAAGCLIEAGSLTSILNRMEEKDLIERKMLNGNRRTFHIFMTETGKKNQKLVEEAFKKIEKTALNGISEEEQKLFMEIFCRIYRNLADMK; from the coding sequence ATGGATGATTCTTTTCACTACATGTCTATGATAAACCATATGACCATCCAGAAAAAACTAATGGAACAGCTGAAAGATACAGGACTTACCTTGGGACAGCCCAAAGTATTGGATTACCTGAAAGATCACGATGGTGTCAGCCAGAAAGAGATTGCGGCAGGATGTCTCATCGAGGCAGGATCTTTAACGTCCATTTTGAACCGTATGGAAGAAAAAGACCTGATTGAAAGAAAAATGCTCAATGGAAACCGTCGTACTTTTCATATTTTTATGACAGAAACCGGAAAGAAAAATCAGAAGCTTGTGGAGGAGGCTTTTAAAAAAATAGAAAAAACTGCATTAAATGGTATTTCCGAAGAAGAGCAGAAGCTGTTTATGGAAATTTTTTGCCGGATCTACCGAAATCTTGCAGATATGAAATGA
- a CDS encoding cytidylate kinase family protein, whose protein sequence is METLKRYLIFLVGLFVNSLGVSLVTKANLGTSPISSIPYVLSLNFPFTLGNFTIFFSIFLIVLQLIILRKNFKLEHILQIPVSIIFGYFIDFAMILLSWVNPEEYLMKIVYLLIGCLILGVGVYMEVLADVVMLPGESFVRAIVLIWKTNFGTTKICFDVSMSVIAAVLSFVFAGRLAGVREGTVIAALLVGFIARLIGKKLAFLKDMIFPESVSAESENEAKEQTAGIYGKNVIAIGRQFGSGGHDIGKVLAEKLGYDFYDAEIIQMTAGTTGYTPEFVKKNEEIMTNSLLYDLVNQMYLNTDRQDEAPKDKIFEAECQVVRNLAKKGNCVIVGRCADYVLRNSENCLKVFFSAPLASRIRRVAQRQNISEGEAKATVQKNEKLRADNYRYYTRRMWGAAGNFDLSLNTDLGEEFIENCIRSAMKL, encoded by the coding sequence ATGGAGACACTAAAACGATATTTAATATTTCTGGTGGGATTGTTTGTAAACTCCCTGGGAGTCAGTCTGGTCACAAAGGCAAACCTAGGAACATCCCCGATTTCATCAATTCCTTACGTATTAAGTCTTAATTTTCCATTTACACTTGGAAATTTTACCATCTTTTTCAGTATATTTCTGATCGTACTGCAGCTGATTATTTTGAGAAAGAACTTTAAATTGGAACACATCCTTCAGATTCCGGTATCCATCATATTTGGATATTTTATTGATTTTGCCATGATTCTTTTGTCCTGGGTCAATCCGGAAGAGTACCTCATGAAGATTGTATATCTTCTTATCGGATGTCTGATTCTTGGCGTAGGTGTATATATGGAGGTCTTGGCAGACGTTGTCATGCTTCCAGGAGAATCTTTTGTCCGTGCTATTGTTCTTATATGGAAAACAAATTTCGGAACAACCAAGATTTGTTTTGATGTATCCATGTCAGTGATTGCTGCTGTACTTTCTTTCGTATTTGCAGGAAGACTGGCTGGTGTAAGAGAAGGTACCGTTATTGCTGCCCTTCTGGTAGGCTTTATCGCCAGACTCATCGGTAAGAAACTTGCATTCCTGAAAGATATGATTTTCCCGGAAAGTGTATCTGCAGAAAGCGAGAACGAAGCAAAAGAACAGACAGCAGGAATCTATGGAAAAAATGTTATCGCCATTGGAAGACAATTTGGAAGTGGTGGCCATGATATTGGCAAGGTTCTTGCAGAAAAATTGGGATATGATTTTTATGATGCTGAGATTATCCAGATGACAGCAGGAACCACCGGATACACACCGGAATTCGTTAAGAAAAACGAGGAAATCATGACAAATAGTCTTCTCTATGATCTGGTCAATCAGATGTACTTGAATACAGATAGGCAGGATGAAGCGCCGAAGGATAAAATTTTCGAGGCAGAATGTCAGGTTGTACGCAATCTTGCGAAAAAAGGCAACTGCGTGATAGTAGGCCGTTGTGCAGATTACGTTCTCAGAAATTCTGAAAATTGCCTGAAAGTATTTTTTTCAGCGCCTCTTGCGAGCAGAATTAGAAGAGTGGCACAGAGACAGAATATCTCCGAAGGAGAAGCAAAAGCTACGGTTCAGAAAAATGAAAAACTCCGTGCAGATAACTACCGCTATTACACCCGCCGTATGTGGGGTGCAGCCGGAAACTTTGATCTTAGC
- the iadA gene encoding beta-aspartyl-peptidase, whose protein sequence is MKLIQNIDVYAPKHLGKKDVLTINDKIVKIKDAGSISADGFLSEAEIINGEGLLLTPGFIDSHVHVLGGGGEGGFANRTPEATMEGITKFGVTTVVGCLGTDGIGRDMCALVAKTKGLNEQGMSAYCYTGSYQIPVRTLTDSIVKDIMMIQEIIGTGEIAISDHRSSQPTFEEFTRVVADTRLGGVLSGKAGIVNVHLGDSPRCLDLIERVVDETEIPASQILPTHINRNEMLFGKSIEYALKGGAVDFTGNEDIDYWETICDEVRVCNGIKRMLDAGVNPDRMTISSDGQGSLPMYSSDGEFLGMGVGQSSCLLKEVKECVFKTEIPLEIAISTITSNPADILRLKGKGKIEEGYDADLCILDQELQLVEVIAKGNTVYTK, encoded by the coding sequence ATGAAATTAATTCAGAATATTGATGTTTATGCCCCAAAGCATCTGGGGAAAAAAGATGTACTTACAATCAATGATAAGATTGTCAAGATTAAAGATGCAGGTTCTATATCCGCAGACGGATTTCTTTCTGAGGCAGAAATAATCAATGGAGAGGGGTTGCTTTTAACTCCAGGATTCATTGATAGTCATGTTCATGTACTCGGAGGCGGTGGCGAAGGCGGATTCGCCAATCGTACTCCGGAAGCAACTATGGAAGGAATTACGAAGTTTGGAGTAACAACAGTTGTTGGCTGTCTTGGAACAGATGGAATCGGCCGTGATATGTGCGCACTGGTTGCAAAGACAAAAGGATTGAATGAGCAGGGAATGTCTGCATACTGTTATACAGGCAGTTATCAGATTCCGGTTCGTACGTTGACTGACAGTATTGTAAAAGACATTATGATGATTCAGGAAATTATTGGAACCGGAGAAATCGCGATCTCTGATCATCGTTCTTCACAGCCGACTTTTGAGGAATTTACACGTGTTGTTGCGGATACGAGACTTGGTGGTGTTCTTTCCGGGAAAGCTGGTATTGTAAATGTTCATCTTGGCGACAGTCCGAGATGCTTAGATCTTATTGAGCGAGTAGTAGATGAGACAGAGATACCGGCTTCTCAAATCCTGCCAACACATATTAATCGAAATGAGATGCTTTTTGGCAAGTCGATTGAGTATGCACTAAAAGGCGGAGCAGTAGACTTTACCGGAAATGAAGATATTGATTATTGGGAAACTATCTGTGATGAGGTACGTGTATGCAATGGCATCAAACGGATGTTAGATGCAGGTGTAAATCCTGACCGCATGACAATTTCTTCTGATGGACAGGGAAGCCTTCCTATGTACAGTAGTGATGGCGAATTCCTTGGAATGGGCGTTGGACAGTCCAGCTGCCTTCTGAAGGAAGTAAAGGAATGTGTATTTAAAACAGAAATTCCTTTAGAAATAGCTATTTCTACAATTACATCAAATCCAGCAGATATTCTTCGTCTTAAAGGAAAAGGTAAGATTGAAGAAGGCTATGATGCTGATCTTTGTATTCTTGACCAAGAACTTCAGCTTGTTGAAGTAATTGCAAAAGGGAATACAGTTTATACAAAATAA